From one Diachasmimorpha longicaudata isolate KC_UGA_2023 chromosome 8, iyDiaLong2, whole genome shotgun sequence genomic stretch:
- the LOC135165002 gene encoding cytoplasmic dynein 1 intermediate chain isoform X10 produces the protein MMSDRKAELERKKAKLQAIREEKERRRREKEQKDVEEATVRAAGTDKDHRKELDAMLSSLGVAPVSDVLSSLSSMNSLASDVSNNATPDASMQPSSITSAQSNSAKKKANRELTVVSVAHTNIPPKEPVVYSKQTQTAQTAQTSHDGLSASSSANTIYSYCTTTSPTHSCSAGYFETDWWRPRKGGSAPNYLFLTYDDGQAEDEENSLPHMDGFQSKLPPGILSHGLPQVKEVQPAVTQVEQQSKEEAPKEVRELSEEEKQMLILSEDFQKFLDRTSRIVERALAESVNIYADYTGTLDGDEGMDEKSHQRLWLNRSFYDERWSRNRCVTSLDWSPQFPELLAASYHHNDDAPNDPDGICLIWNTKFKKTTPEFIFHCQSPVMSTTFARFHPNLILGGTYAGQIVLWDNRVQKRTPIQRTPLSASAHTHPVYCLNVVGTQNAHNLISISTDGKMCSWSLDMLSQPQETLDLQAKQSKPIAVTCLAFPHGDVNNFVVGSEDGTVYSACRHGIRAGVTETYEGHQGPVTSVSAHAVQGGIDFSHLFLTSSIDWTIKLWSLKENKALHSFEHNGDYVYDVAWSPTHPALFAAVDDSGHLDLWNLNQDTEVPTASVVVDGAPALNRVSWTPSGLHVTVGDDSGKIWVYDVAENLAHPRGDEWNKFLYTQQDLKNNKADEELDKLNLSSGPSSLTSMSSISSVPIR, from the exons ATGATGTCCGATCGAAAGGCTGAGTTGGAGAGGAAGAAGGCGAAATTGCAGGCCATCAGAGAAGAGAAGGAACGACGTAGAAGGGAGAAAGAGCAGAAAGAT GTGGAAGAGGCGACAGTGCGAGCAGCTGGAACTGACAAAGACCATCGCAAGGAACTGGATGCTATGCTCTCTTCCCTTGGAGTGGCTCCTGTCTCCG ATGTTTTATCTAGTCTCTCGAGTATGAATTCTCTCGCATCGGACGTTAGCAATAATGCCACTCCTGATGCAAGTATGCAACCATCGAGTATAACTTCAGCACAAAG TAATTCGGCAAAGAAAAAAGCAAATCGTGAATTAACAGTCGTCTCAGTGGCCCACACAAATATTCCGCCAAAAGAGCCAGTGGTGTACAGTAAGCAGACCCAAACAGCGCAAACAGCCCAAacgtcgcacgacg gaCTATCCGCCTCCTCTTCCGCAAACACGATCTACTCCTACTGTACGACAACGTCACCAACTCACTCTTGCTCCGCAGGCTACTTTGAGACTGACTGGTGGCGTCCCAGGAAAGGTGGGTCTGCACCAAACTACCTAT TTTTGACATATGATGATGGCCAAGCCGAAGATGAGGAGAACAGTCTTCCTCACATGGATGGTTTCCAAAGCAAGCTACCACCGGGTATTCTATCACATGGCCTGCCACAGGTGAAAGAAGTCCAGCCCGCTGTCACTCAGGTCGAACAGCAGTCAAAGGAAGAGGCGCCCAAAGAAG TCCGAGAATTGAGCGAAGAAGAGAAACAAATGTTGATACTCTCCGAGgactttcagaaatttttggatagaACTAGTAGAATTGTTGAGAGGGCATTAGCTGAATCTGTTAATATCTATGCTGATTACACTGGAACGCTGGATGGGGATGAAGGAAT GGACGAGAAGAGTCACCAGCGCCTCTGGCTGAACCGCTCATTCTACGACGAGCGTTGGTCTCGCAATCGCTGTGTGACTTCCCTGGACTGGTCCCCCCAGTTTCCGGAGCTCCTAGCAGCCTCCTACCACCACAACGATGATGCCCCCAACGATCCAGACGGCATCTGTCTAATATGGAATacaaaattcaagaaaacCACTCCTGAATTCATCTTTCACTGTCAGTCACCAGTGATGTCAACAACATTCGCACGTTTCCATCCGAATTTAATTCTCGGTGGTACCTACGCCGGTCAAATAGTCCTGTGGGATAATCGCGTTCAAAAACGCACCCCAATTCAACGAACTCCCCTGTCAGCTAGTGCCCATACACATCCAGTCTATTGTCTGAACGTTGTGGGGACCCAGAATGCCCACAATCTTATAAGCATCTCCACAGATGGCAAAATGTGCTCCTGGAGTCTAGACATGCTCTCCCAACCCCAGGAGACCCTTGATCTCCAAGCGAAGCAGTCAAAGCCAATAGCTGTCACGTGTCTGGCATTTCCTCATGGAGATGTTAATAATTTCGTCGTTGGTAGTGAAGACGGTACTGTTTACTCAGCCTGTCGTCATGGCATTCGTGCTGGTGTCACTGAGACATACGAGGGTCATCAGGGCCCAGTGACATCGGTCAGTGCGCATGCTGTCCAAGGGGGCATTGACTTCTCCCATTTGTTCCTCACATCCTCCATCGACTGGACTATAAAGCTATGGAGTCTCAAGGAGAACAAAGCGTTGCATTCCTTCGAGCACAATGGAGATTATGTTTACGATGTCGCCTGGTCACCCACTCATCCCGCACTATTTGCAGCTGTTGATGATTCAGGACATCTGGATCTGTGGAATTTAAATCAGGATACCGAGGTGCCAACAGCCAGTGTCGTCGTCGATGGAGCACCAGCATTGAATCGAGTGTCATGGACACCCAGTGGATTGCATGTCACTGTTGGTGATGATTCCGGAAAAATTTGGGTTTACGATGTCGCTGAAAATCTTGCTCATCCACGCGGGGACGAGTGGAACAAGTTCCTGTATACACAGCAGGATTTGAAGAATAATAAAGCAGATGAGGAACTTGATAAACTCAATTTGAGCTCTGGACCATCGAGTCTCACTTCAATGTCGTCTATCTCTTCAGTGCCGATCAGATAA
- the LOC135165002 gene encoding cytoplasmic dynein 1 intermediate chain isoform X4: protein MMSDRKAELERKKAKLQAIREEKERRRREKEQKDVEEATVRAAGTDKDHRKELDAMLSSLGVAPVSDVLSSLSSMNSLASDVSNNATPDASMQPSSITSAQSNSAKKKANRELTVVSVAHTNIPPKEPVVYSKQTQTAQTAQTSHDGLSASSSANTIYSYCTTTSPTHSCSAGYFETDWWRPRKAHAFDYYDEYNLNPGLEWEDEFTVLTYDDGQAEDEENSLPHMDGFQSKLPPGILSHGLPQVKEVQPAVTQVEQQSKEEAPKEVRELSEEEKQMLILSEDFQKFLDRTSRIVERALAESVNIYADYTGTLDGDEGMDEKSHQRLWLNRSFYDERWSRNRCVTSLDWSPQFPELLAASYHHNDDAPNDPDGICLIWNTKFKKTTPEFIFHCQSPVMSTTFARFHPNLILGGTYAGQIVLWDNRVQKRTPIQRTPLSASAHTHPVYCLNVVGTQNAHNLISISTDGKMCSWSLDMLSQPQETLDLQAKQSKPIAVTCLAFPHGDVNNFVVGSEDGTVYSACRHGIRAGVTETYEGHQGPVTSVSAHAVQGGIDFSHLFLTSSIDWTIKLWSLKENKALHSFEHNGDYVYDVAWSPTHPALFAAVDDSGHLDLWNLNQDTEVPTASVVVDGAPALNRVSWTPSGLHVTVGDDSGKIWVYDVAENLAHPRGDEWNKFLYTQQDLKNNKADEELDKLNLSSGPSSLTSMSSISSVPIR from the exons ATGATGTCCGATCGAAAGGCTGAGTTGGAGAGGAAGAAGGCGAAATTGCAGGCCATCAGAGAAGAGAAGGAACGACGTAGAAGGGAGAAAGAGCAGAAAGAT GTGGAAGAGGCGACAGTGCGAGCAGCTGGAACTGACAAAGACCATCGCAAGGAACTGGATGCTATGCTCTCTTCCCTTGGAGTGGCTCCTGTCTCCG ATGTTTTATCTAGTCTCTCGAGTATGAATTCTCTCGCATCGGACGTTAGCAATAATGCCACTCCTGATGCAAGTATGCAACCATCGAGTATAACTTCAGCACAAAG TAATTCGGCAAAGAAAAAAGCAAATCGTGAATTAACAGTCGTCTCAGTGGCCCACACAAATATTCCGCCAAAAGAGCCAGTGGTGTACAGTAAGCAGACCCAAACAGCGCAAACAGCCCAAacgtcgcacgacg gaCTATCCGCCTCCTCTTCCGCAAACACGATCTACTCCTACTGTACGACAACGTCACCAACTCACTCTTGCTCCGCAGGCTACTTTGAGACTGACTGGTGGCGTCCCAGGAAAG CTCATGCATTCGACTATTACG ACGAGTACAATCTAAATCCTGGTTTAGAGTGGGAGGACGAATTCACAG TTTTGACATATGATGATGGCCAAGCCGAAGATGAGGAGAACAGTCTTCCTCACATGGATGGTTTCCAAAGCAAGCTACCACCGGGTATTCTATCACATGGCCTGCCACAGGTGAAAGAAGTCCAGCCCGCTGTCACTCAGGTCGAACAGCAGTCAAAGGAAGAGGCGCCCAAAGAAG TCCGAGAATTGAGCGAAGAAGAGAAACAAATGTTGATACTCTCCGAGgactttcagaaatttttggatagaACTAGTAGAATTGTTGAGAGGGCATTAGCTGAATCTGTTAATATCTATGCTGATTACACTGGAACGCTGGATGGGGATGAAGGAAT GGACGAGAAGAGTCACCAGCGCCTCTGGCTGAACCGCTCATTCTACGACGAGCGTTGGTCTCGCAATCGCTGTGTGACTTCCCTGGACTGGTCCCCCCAGTTTCCGGAGCTCCTAGCAGCCTCCTACCACCACAACGATGATGCCCCCAACGATCCAGACGGCATCTGTCTAATATGGAATacaaaattcaagaaaacCACTCCTGAATTCATCTTTCACTGTCAGTCACCAGTGATGTCAACAACATTCGCACGTTTCCATCCGAATTTAATTCTCGGTGGTACCTACGCCGGTCAAATAGTCCTGTGGGATAATCGCGTTCAAAAACGCACCCCAATTCAACGAACTCCCCTGTCAGCTAGTGCCCATACACATCCAGTCTATTGTCTGAACGTTGTGGGGACCCAGAATGCCCACAATCTTATAAGCATCTCCACAGATGGCAAAATGTGCTCCTGGAGTCTAGACATGCTCTCCCAACCCCAGGAGACCCTTGATCTCCAAGCGAAGCAGTCAAAGCCAATAGCTGTCACGTGTCTGGCATTTCCTCATGGAGATGTTAATAATTTCGTCGTTGGTAGTGAAGACGGTACTGTTTACTCAGCCTGTCGTCATGGCATTCGTGCTGGTGTCACTGAGACATACGAGGGTCATCAGGGCCCAGTGACATCGGTCAGTGCGCATGCTGTCCAAGGGGGCATTGACTTCTCCCATTTGTTCCTCACATCCTCCATCGACTGGACTATAAAGCTATGGAGTCTCAAGGAGAACAAAGCGTTGCATTCCTTCGAGCACAATGGAGATTATGTTTACGATGTCGCCTGGTCACCCACTCATCCCGCACTATTTGCAGCTGTTGATGATTCAGGACATCTGGATCTGTGGAATTTAAATCAGGATACCGAGGTGCCAACAGCCAGTGTCGTCGTCGATGGAGCACCAGCATTGAATCGAGTGTCATGGACACCCAGTGGATTGCATGTCACTGTTGGTGATGATTCCGGAAAAATTTGGGTTTACGATGTCGCTGAAAATCTTGCTCATCCACGCGGGGACGAGTGGAACAAGTTCCTGTATACACAGCAGGATTTGAAGAATAATAAAGCAGATGAGGAACTTGATAAACTCAATTTGAGCTCTGGACCATCGAGTCTCACTTCAATGTCGTCTATCTCTTCAGTGCCGATCAGATAA
- the LOC135165002 gene encoding cytoplasmic dynein 1 intermediate chain isoform X22: MMSDRKAELERKKAKLQAIREEKERRRREKEQKDVEEATVRAAGTDKDHRKELDAMLSSLGVAPVSDVLSSLSSMNSLASDVSNNATPDASMQPSSITSAQSNSAKKKANRELTVVSVAHTNIPPKEPVVYSKQTQTAQTAQTSHDAHAFDYYDEYNLNPGLEWEDEFTVLTYDDGQAEDEENSLPHMDGFQSKLPPGILSHGLPQVKEVQPAVTQVEQQSKEEAPKEVRELSEEEKQMLILSEDFQKFLDRTSRIVERALAESVNIYADYTGTLDGDEGMDEKSHQRLWLNRSFYDERWSRNRCVTSLDWSPQFPELLAASYHHNDDAPNDPDGICLIWNTKFKKTTPEFIFHCQSPVMSTTFARFHPNLILGGTYAGQIVLWDNRVQKRTPIQRTPLSASAHTHPVYCLNVVGTQNAHNLISISTDGKMCSWSLDMLSQPQETLDLQAKQSKPIAVTCLAFPHGDVNNFVVGSEDGTVYSACRHGIRAGVTETYEGHQGPVTSVSAHAVQGGIDFSHLFLTSSIDWTIKLWSLKENKALHSFEHNGDYVYDVAWSPTHPALFAAVDDSGHLDLWNLNQDTEVPTASVVVDGAPALNRVSWTPSGLHVTVGDDSGKIWVYDVAENLAHPRGDEWNKFLYTQQDLKNNKADEELDKLNLSSGPSSLTSMSSISSVPIR; the protein is encoded by the exons ATGATGTCCGATCGAAAGGCTGAGTTGGAGAGGAAGAAGGCGAAATTGCAGGCCATCAGAGAAGAGAAGGAACGACGTAGAAGGGAGAAAGAGCAGAAAGAT GTGGAAGAGGCGACAGTGCGAGCAGCTGGAACTGACAAAGACCATCGCAAGGAACTGGATGCTATGCTCTCTTCCCTTGGAGTGGCTCCTGTCTCCG ATGTTTTATCTAGTCTCTCGAGTATGAATTCTCTCGCATCGGACGTTAGCAATAATGCCACTCCTGATGCAAGTATGCAACCATCGAGTATAACTTCAGCACAAAG TAATTCGGCAAAGAAAAAAGCAAATCGTGAATTAACAGTCGTCTCAGTGGCCCACACAAATATTCCGCCAAAAGAGCCAGTGGTGTACAGTAAGCAGACCCAAACAGCGCAAACAGCCCAAacgtcgcacgacg CTCATGCATTCGACTATTACG ACGAGTACAATCTAAATCCTGGTTTAGAGTGGGAGGACGAATTCACAG TTTTGACATATGATGATGGCCAAGCCGAAGATGAGGAGAACAGTCTTCCTCACATGGATGGTTTCCAAAGCAAGCTACCACCGGGTATTCTATCACATGGCCTGCCACAGGTGAAAGAAGTCCAGCCCGCTGTCACTCAGGTCGAACAGCAGTCAAAGGAAGAGGCGCCCAAAGAAG TCCGAGAATTGAGCGAAGAAGAGAAACAAATGTTGATACTCTCCGAGgactttcagaaatttttggatagaACTAGTAGAATTGTTGAGAGGGCATTAGCTGAATCTGTTAATATCTATGCTGATTACACTGGAACGCTGGATGGGGATGAAGGAAT GGACGAGAAGAGTCACCAGCGCCTCTGGCTGAACCGCTCATTCTACGACGAGCGTTGGTCTCGCAATCGCTGTGTGACTTCCCTGGACTGGTCCCCCCAGTTTCCGGAGCTCCTAGCAGCCTCCTACCACCACAACGATGATGCCCCCAACGATCCAGACGGCATCTGTCTAATATGGAATacaaaattcaagaaaacCACTCCTGAATTCATCTTTCACTGTCAGTCACCAGTGATGTCAACAACATTCGCACGTTTCCATCCGAATTTAATTCTCGGTGGTACCTACGCCGGTCAAATAGTCCTGTGGGATAATCGCGTTCAAAAACGCACCCCAATTCAACGAACTCCCCTGTCAGCTAGTGCCCATACACATCCAGTCTATTGTCTGAACGTTGTGGGGACCCAGAATGCCCACAATCTTATAAGCATCTCCACAGATGGCAAAATGTGCTCCTGGAGTCTAGACATGCTCTCCCAACCCCAGGAGACCCTTGATCTCCAAGCGAAGCAGTCAAAGCCAATAGCTGTCACGTGTCTGGCATTTCCTCATGGAGATGTTAATAATTTCGTCGTTGGTAGTGAAGACGGTACTGTTTACTCAGCCTGTCGTCATGGCATTCGTGCTGGTGTCACTGAGACATACGAGGGTCATCAGGGCCCAGTGACATCGGTCAGTGCGCATGCTGTCCAAGGGGGCATTGACTTCTCCCATTTGTTCCTCACATCCTCCATCGACTGGACTATAAAGCTATGGAGTCTCAAGGAGAACAAAGCGTTGCATTCCTTCGAGCACAATGGAGATTATGTTTACGATGTCGCCTGGTCACCCACTCATCCCGCACTATTTGCAGCTGTTGATGATTCAGGACATCTGGATCTGTGGAATTTAAATCAGGATACCGAGGTGCCAACAGCCAGTGTCGTCGTCGATGGAGCACCAGCATTGAATCGAGTGTCATGGACACCCAGTGGATTGCATGTCACTGTTGGTGATGATTCCGGAAAAATTTGGGTTTACGATGTCGCTGAAAATCTTGCTCATCCACGCGGGGACGAGTGGAACAAGTTCCTGTATACACAGCAGGATTTGAAGAATAATAAAGCAGATGAGGAACTTGATAAACTCAATTTGAGCTCTGGACCATCGAGTCTCACTTCAATGTCGTCTATCTCTTCAGTGCCGATCAGATAA
- the LOC135165002 gene encoding cytoplasmic dynein 1 intermediate chain isoform X9, whose product MMSDRKAELERKKAKLQAIREEKERRRREKEQKDVEEATVRAAGTDKDHRKELDAMLSSLGVAPVSDVLSSLSSMNSLASDVSNNATPDASMQPSSITSAQSNSAKKKANRELTVVSVAHTNIPPKEPVVYSKQTQTAQTAQTSHDGLSASSSANTIYSYCTTTSPTHSCSAGYFETDWWRPRKDEYNLNPGLEWEDEFTAEDEENSLPHMDGFQSKLPPGILSHGLPQVKEVQPAVTQVEQQSKEEAPKEVRELSEEEKQMLILSEDFQKFLDRTSRIVERALAESVNIYADYTGTLDGDEGMDEKSHQRLWLNRSFYDERWSRNRCVTSLDWSPQFPELLAASYHHNDDAPNDPDGICLIWNTKFKKTTPEFIFHCQSPVMSTTFARFHPNLILGGTYAGQIVLWDNRVQKRTPIQRTPLSASAHTHPVYCLNVVGTQNAHNLISISTDGKMCSWSLDMLSQPQETLDLQAKQSKPIAVTCLAFPHGDVNNFVVGSEDGTVYSACRHGIRAGVTETYEGHQGPVTSVSAHAVQGGIDFSHLFLTSSIDWTIKLWSLKENKALHSFEHNGDYVYDVAWSPTHPALFAAVDDSGHLDLWNLNQDTEVPTASVVVDGAPALNRVSWTPSGLHVTVGDDSGKIWVYDVAENLAHPRGDEWNKFLYTQQDLKNNKADEELDKLNLSSGPSSLTSMSSISSVPIR is encoded by the exons ATGATGTCCGATCGAAAGGCTGAGTTGGAGAGGAAGAAGGCGAAATTGCAGGCCATCAGAGAAGAGAAGGAACGACGTAGAAGGGAGAAAGAGCAGAAAGAT GTGGAAGAGGCGACAGTGCGAGCAGCTGGAACTGACAAAGACCATCGCAAGGAACTGGATGCTATGCTCTCTTCCCTTGGAGTGGCTCCTGTCTCCG ATGTTTTATCTAGTCTCTCGAGTATGAATTCTCTCGCATCGGACGTTAGCAATAATGCCACTCCTGATGCAAGTATGCAACCATCGAGTATAACTTCAGCACAAAG TAATTCGGCAAAGAAAAAAGCAAATCGTGAATTAACAGTCGTCTCAGTGGCCCACACAAATATTCCGCCAAAAGAGCCAGTGGTGTACAGTAAGCAGACCCAAACAGCGCAAACAGCCCAAacgtcgcacgacg gaCTATCCGCCTCCTCTTCCGCAAACACGATCTACTCCTACTGTACGACAACGTCACCAACTCACTCTTGCTCCGCAGGCTACTTTGAGACTGACTGGTGGCGTCCCAGGAAAG ACGAGTACAATCTAAATCCTGGTTTAGAGTGGGAGGACGAATTCACAG CCGAAGATGAGGAGAACAGTCTTCCTCACATGGATGGTTTCCAAAGCAAGCTACCACCGGGTATTCTATCACATGGCCTGCCACAGGTGAAAGAAGTCCAGCCCGCTGTCACTCAGGTCGAACAGCAGTCAAAGGAAGAGGCGCCCAAAGAAG TCCGAGAATTGAGCGAAGAAGAGAAACAAATGTTGATACTCTCCGAGgactttcagaaatttttggatagaACTAGTAGAATTGTTGAGAGGGCATTAGCTGAATCTGTTAATATCTATGCTGATTACACTGGAACGCTGGATGGGGATGAAGGAAT GGACGAGAAGAGTCACCAGCGCCTCTGGCTGAACCGCTCATTCTACGACGAGCGTTGGTCTCGCAATCGCTGTGTGACTTCCCTGGACTGGTCCCCCCAGTTTCCGGAGCTCCTAGCAGCCTCCTACCACCACAACGATGATGCCCCCAACGATCCAGACGGCATCTGTCTAATATGGAATacaaaattcaagaaaacCACTCCTGAATTCATCTTTCACTGTCAGTCACCAGTGATGTCAACAACATTCGCACGTTTCCATCCGAATTTAATTCTCGGTGGTACCTACGCCGGTCAAATAGTCCTGTGGGATAATCGCGTTCAAAAACGCACCCCAATTCAACGAACTCCCCTGTCAGCTAGTGCCCATACACATCCAGTCTATTGTCTGAACGTTGTGGGGACCCAGAATGCCCACAATCTTATAAGCATCTCCACAGATGGCAAAATGTGCTCCTGGAGTCTAGACATGCTCTCCCAACCCCAGGAGACCCTTGATCTCCAAGCGAAGCAGTCAAAGCCAATAGCTGTCACGTGTCTGGCATTTCCTCATGGAGATGTTAATAATTTCGTCGTTGGTAGTGAAGACGGTACTGTTTACTCAGCCTGTCGTCATGGCATTCGTGCTGGTGTCACTGAGACATACGAGGGTCATCAGGGCCCAGTGACATCGGTCAGTGCGCATGCTGTCCAAGGGGGCATTGACTTCTCCCATTTGTTCCTCACATCCTCCATCGACTGGACTATAAAGCTATGGAGTCTCAAGGAGAACAAAGCGTTGCATTCCTTCGAGCACAATGGAGATTATGTTTACGATGTCGCCTGGTCACCCACTCATCCCGCACTATTTGCAGCTGTTGATGATTCAGGACATCTGGATCTGTGGAATTTAAATCAGGATACCGAGGTGCCAACAGCCAGTGTCGTCGTCGATGGAGCACCAGCATTGAATCGAGTGTCATGGACACCCAGTGGATTGCATGTCACTGTTGGTGATGATTCCGGAAAAATTTGGGTTTACGATGTCGCTGAAAATCTTGCTCATCCACGCGGGGACGAGTGGAACAAGTTCCTGTATACACAGCAGGATTTGAAGAATAATAAAGCAGATGAGGAACTTGATAAACTCAATTTGAGCTCTGGACCATCGAGTCTCACTTCAATGTCGTCTATCTCTTCAGTGCCGATCAGATAA
- the LOC135165002 gene encoding cytoplasmic dynein 1 intermediate chain isoform X16 — protein MMSDRKAELERKKAKLQAIREEKERRRREKEQKDVEEATVRAAGTDKDHRKELDAMLSSLGVAPVSDVLSSLSSMNSLASDVSNNATPDASMQPSSITSAQSNSAKKKANRELTVVSVAHTNIPPKEPVVYSKQTQTAQTAQTSHDGYFETDWWRPRKAHAFDYYDEYNLNPGLEWEDEFTVLTYDDGQAEDEENSLPHMDGFQSKLPPGILSHGLPQVKEVQPAVTQVEQQSKEEAPKEVRELSEEEKQMLILSEDFQKFLDRTSRIVERALAESVNIYADYTGTLDGDEGMDEKSHQRLWLNRSFYDERWSRNRCVTSLDWSPQFPELLAASYHHNDDAPNDPDGICLIWNTKFKKTTPEFIFHCQSPVMSTTFARFHPNLILGGTYAGQIVLWDNRVQKRTPIQRTPLSASAHTHPVYCLNVVGTQNAHNLISISTDGKMCSWSLDMLSQPQETLDLQAKQSKPIAVTCLAFPHGDVNNFVVGSEDGTVYSACRHGIRAGVTETYEGHQGPVTSVSAHAVQGGIDFSHLFLTSSIDWTIKLWSLKENKALHSFEHNGDYVYDVAWSPTHPALFAAVDDSGHLDLWNLNQDTEVPTASVVVDGAPALNRVSWTPSGLHVTVGDDSGKIWVYDVAENLAHPRGDEWNKFLYTQQDLKNNKADEELDKLNLSSGPSSLTSMSSISSVPIR, from the exons ATGATGTCCGATCGAAAGGCTGAGTTGGAGAGGAAGAAGGCGAAATTGCAGGCCATCAGAGAAGAGAAGGAACGACGTAGAAGGGAGAAAGAGCAGAAAGAT GTGGAAGAGGCGACAGTGCGAGCAGCTGGAACTGACAAAGACCATCGCAAGGAACTGGATGCTATGCTCTCTTCCCTTGGAGTGGCTCCTGTCTCCG ATGTTTTATCTAGTCTCTCGAGTATGAATTCTCTCGCATCGGACGTTAGCAATAATGCCACTCCTGATGCAAGTATGCAACCATCGAGTATAACTTCAGCACAAAG TAATTCGGCAAAGAAAAAAGCAAATCGTGAATTAACAGTCGTCTCAGTGGCCCACACAAATATTCCGCCAAAAGAGCCAGTGGTGTACAGTAAGCAGACCCAAACAGCGCAAACAGCCCAAacgtcgcacgacg GCTACTTTGAGACTGACTGGTGGCGTCCCAGGAAAG CTCATGCATTCGACTATTACG ACGAGTACAATCTAAATCCTGGTTTAGAGTGGGAGGACGAATTCACAG TTTTGACATATGATGATGGCCAAGCCGAAGATGAGGAGAACAGTCTTCCTCACATGGATGGTTTCCAAAGCAAGCTACCACCGGGTATTCTATCACATGGCCTGCCACAGGTGAAAGAAGTCCAGCCCGCTGTCACTCAGGTCGAACAGCAGTCAAAGGAAGAGGCGCCCAAAGAAG TCCGAGAATTGAGCGAAGAAGAGAAACAAATGTTGATACTCTCCGAGgactttcagaaatttttggatagaACTAGTAGAATTGTTGAGAGGGCATTAGCTGAATCTGTTAATATCTATGCTGATTACACTGGAACGCTGGATGGGGATGAAGGAAT GGACGAGAAGAGTCACCAGCGCCTCTGGCTGAACCGCTCATTCTACGACGAGCGTTGGTCTCGCAATCGCTGTGTGACTTCCCTGGACTGGTCCCCCCAGTTTCCGGAGCTCCTAGCAGCCTCCTACCACCACAACGATGATGCCCCCAACGATCCAGACGGCATCTGTCTAATATGGAATacaaaattcaagaaaacCACTCCTGAATTCATCTTTCACTGTCAGTCACCAGTGATGTCAACAACATTCGCACGTTTCCATCCGAATTTAATTCTCGGTGGTACCTACGCCGGTCAAATAGTCCTGTGGGATAATCGCGTTCAAAAACGCACCCCAATTCAACGAACTCCCCTGTCAGCTAGTGCCCATACACATCCAGTCTATTGTCTGAACGTTGTGGGGACCCAGAATGCCCACAATCTTATAAGCATCTCCACAGATGGCAAAATGTGCTCCTGGAGTCTAGACATGCTCTCCCAACCCCAGGAGACCCTTGATCTCCAAGCGAAGCAGTCAAAGCCAATAGCTGTCACGTGTCTGGCATTTCCTCATGGAGATGTTAATAATTTCGTCGTTGGTAGTGAAGACGGTACTGTTTACTCAGCCTGTCGTCATGGCATTCGTGCTGGTGTCACTGAGACATACGAGGGTCATCAGGGCCCAGTGACATCGGTCAGTGCGCATGCTGTCCAAGGGGGCATTGACTTCTCCCATTTGTTCCTCACATCCTCCATCGACTGGACTATAAAGCTATGGAGTCTCAAGGAGAACAAAGCGTTGCATTCCTTCGAGCACAATGGAGATTATGTTTACGATGTCGCCTGGTCACCCACTCATCCCGCACTATTTGCAGCTGTTGATGATTCAGGACATCTGGATCTGTGGAATTTAAATCAGGATACCGAGGTGCCAACAGCCAGTGTCGTCGTCGATGGAGCACCAGCATTGAATCGAGTGTCATGGACACCCAGTGGATTGCATGTCACTGTTGGTGATGATTCCGGAAAAATTTGGGTTTACGATGTCGCTGAAAATCTTGCTCATCCACGCGGGGACGAGTGGAACAAGTTCCTGTATACACAGCAGGATTTGAAGAATAATAAAGCAGATGAGGAACTTGATAAACTCAATTTGAGCTCTGGACCATCGAGTCTCACTTCAATGTCGTCTATCTCTTCAGTGCCGATCAGATAA